One genomic window of Polyangium aurulentum includes the following:
- a CDS encoding di-heme oxidoredictase family protein, whose protein sequence is MNRQGKTLRRSSVFLLAPALGLVLAAGGDTPIPWPHGAPPQGPALDAMVTSAAELGDLERLEEFLDAAEKGEDREHITVLQPNIDGGDFDKPRLFRFGDSFFSHEFRGEDGYGARPLPPLRRVHAGVRGGLDTFSCAGCHSVGGPDGAGSPTQNAFLLGDGDRISTTNVRNAPAVLGLGFVQALAVEMSFDLASARDGALTEAASAGKPVTRALESKGVSFGSITAHPDGAVDTSAVAGVDADLVVKPFGWKGTIARLRRFAEDAARIHFGVQSHVLALGWKDAPDLEHLGAGPSWWDPDNDGVQREIEEGVLTAAAVYMAMLETPVILPPHDPGLQARWSNGMAVFETAGCASCHRPELPLQFSMWEEWPDTTGGPPVKINLIADGDPPRGSSLVKLFSDLKRHDMGEALADAHDGEEPIARAVFLTRPLWGLAETAPYLHDGRAATIPEAIEAHGGEASSSRDAWRALDPEDRKDLHVFLLSLTREPKTHVAR, encoded by the coding sequence GTGAACCGGCAAGGCAAAACCCTCCGCCGGTCTTCGGTCTTCCTGCTCGCCCCCGCGCTCGGCCTCGTCCTGGCCGCCGGGGGCGACACCCCCATTCCCTGGCCTCACGGCGCTCCACCGCAAGGGCCCGCGCTCGACGCGATGGTGACCAGCGCGGCCGAGCTCGGCGATCTCGAGCGGCTCGAGGAGTTCCTCGACGCCGCCGAAAAGGGCGAGGACCGCGAGCACATCACCGTCCTGCAGCCGAACATCGACGGGGGCGACTTCGACAAACCGCGCCTCTTCCGCTTCGGCGACAGCTTCTTCTCCCACGAGTTCCGCGGCGAGGACGGCTATGGCGCCCGCCCGCTGCCTCCGTTGCGCCGCGTGCACGCCGGCGTGCGCGGCGGGCTCGATACCTTCTCCTGCGCCGGCTGCCACTCCGTCGGCGGGCCCGACGGCGCGGGCAGCCCGACGCAAAATGCCTTCTTGCTCGGCGACGGCGATCGGATCTCCACGACCAACGTGCGCAACGCGCCCGCCGTGCTCGGGCTCGGGTTTGTCCAGGCGCTCGCGGTCGAGATGTCGTTCGATCTCGCGTCCGCGCGCGACGGGGCCCTCACCGAGGCGGCGAGCGCGGGCAAACCCGTGACGCGGGCGCTCGAGAGCAAGGGCGTCTCGTTCGGCAGCATCACGGCCCACCCCGATGGCGCGGTCGACACCTCGGCCGTCGCCGGCGTCGACGCCGATCTGGTGGTCAAACCCTTCGGCTGGAAGGGCACCATCGCGCGGCTGCGGCGCTTCGCCGAGGACGCGGCGCGCATTCACTTCGGCGTTCAGTCGCACGTGCTCGCGCTCGGCTGGAAGGACGCGCCCGACCTCGAGCACCTCGGCGCGGGGCCGAGCTGGTGGGATCCGGACAACGACGGCGTGCAGCGCGAGATCGAGGAGGGCGTGCTCACGGCGGCGGCGGTGTACATGGCCATGCTCGAGACCCCGGTCATCCTGCCGCCGCACGATCCGGGCTTGCAGGCGCGCTGGTCGAACGGCATGGCCGTCTTCGAGACCGCAGGCTGCGCGAGCTGCCATCGCCCCGAGCTGCCGCTGCAATTCTCGATGTGGGAAGAGTGGCCGGACACGACGGGCGGGCCGCCCGTGAAGATCAACCTGATCGCAGACGGCGACCCGCCGCGGGGCTCGAGCCTCGTGAAACTCTTCAGCGATCTGAAGCGCCACGACATGGGCGAGGCGCTCGCCGACGCGCACGACGGCGAGGAGCCCATCGCGCGCGCGGTCTTCCTCACGCGACCTCTCTGGGGCCTCGCGGAGACGGCTCCCTATCTGCACGACGGCCGCGCCGCGACGATCCCCGAGGCGATCGAGGCGCACGGCGGCGAGGCTTCCTCCTCGCGCGACGCCTGGCGCGCGCTCGATCCGGAGGACCGAAAAGATCTGCACGTCTTTCTCCTTTCGCTCACCCGCGAGCCCAAGACCCACGTCGCCCGATGA
- a CDS encoding serine/threonine protein kinase, with the protein MRPDEIRPGGLVAGKYRIRTILGRGHGVLVEAFNTEFDQRVAIRLLLAGQTDDKELERFRRESRTLAKLESEHVARIIDVGTAPDGTFYLVRQFLEGTDLATYVRSRGPLPLQEAVLLVLQIAEAVSETHGHGIIFREMQPQHLFLTQRVGGAPLVKIVDFGTAKLMRDVAAPSAGEMTATTMLGVSAYSSPEIVRKSKSIDVRADVWSLGAILYFLLTARPPFEGEMAMLMLQIAREEPVPVTHHRRDLPPEIEQILGWSMAKDVDGRFANVHAFAHALRPFTTAEGQVLIDRIGQITHAAKQRKKVGSVPPPAMTQPMPVAAGRAGAQEDEGVTRIQSSAAAVGDQPLERTMYLASDYVPPSPGPQPTPPPPPAAGGAPYPGAGGAAGAGGASGPMFGGAASGMGGSVLGPSQALEPPRAPAPSWSGAGRGDPAAAPPAGHAAANLGAPVPAAPAKKNRNVLIGGLAAAAVLVPVVLVTLVVGRPKGATETADSTAPIAVTPPPPSPTTEAPAAPAPTPEPAAAPPPSSEPVAAATPPSETGTTPAKAPTPSGGGGAAAPAGGGGAAPKPTATAPSGGGGGGKTPIPTPTAAPPSGGGGGGNGTLVAVAVGGACAFSVNGAAKGTAATLKVSMAPGTYSVSCKPASGATKSRSVTIKSGETAMAMFKLQ; encoded by the coding sequence ATGCGACCTGACGAAATCCGCCCGGGTGGCCTCGTTGCCGGGAAGTATCGAATCCGGACCATCCTCGGCCGTGGGCACGGGGTCCTTGTCGAGGCATTCAACACCGAGTTCGACCAGCGGGTCGCGATTCGGCTCCTGCTCGCCGGGCAGACCGACGACAAGGAGCTCGAGCGGTTCCGCCGCGAGTCGCGCACGCTCGCCAAGCTCGAGTCCGAGCACGTGGCGCGCATCATCGACGTGGGGACGGCGCCGGACGGCACGTTCTACCTCGTGCGCCAGTTCCTCGAGGGCACCGACCTCGCGACCTACGTCCGCTCGCGCGGCCCCTTGCCCCTGCAGGAAGCGGTCCTGCTCGTGCTCCAGATCGCCGAGGCGGTGAGCGAGACCCACGGGCACGGCATCATCTTCCGCGAGATGCAGCCGCAGCACCTGTTCCTCACGCAGCGCGTGGGCGGGGCTCCGCTGGTCAAGATCGTCGATTTCGGCACGGCGAAGCTCATGCGCGACGTGGCCGCGCCCTCCGCGGGCGAGATGACGGCCACCACGATGCTCGGCGTCTCGGCGTATTCGTCGCCCGAGATCGTGCGCAAGTCGAAGAGCATCGACGTGCGCGCCGACGTGTGGTCGCTCGGCGCGATCCTCTACTTCCTGCTCACGGCGCGGCCTCCCTTCGAGGGCGAGATGGCCATGCTGATGCTCCAGATCGCGCGGGAAGAGCCCGTCCCGGTGACGCACCACCGGCGCGATCTGCCCCCCGAGATCGAGCAGATCCTCGGCTGGTCGATGGCCAAGGACGTCGACGGGCGCTTCGCGAACGTGCACGCCTTCGCGCACGCGCTGCGGCCCTTCACCACGGCCGAGGGGCAGGTGCTGATCGACCGCATCGGCCAGATCACGCACGCGGCCAAGCAGCGCAAGAAGGTGGGCTCGGTGCCGCCTCCGGCGATGACGCAGCCCATGCCGGTCGCGGCCGGGCGGGCCGGCGCGCAGGAGGACGAGGGGGTCACGCGCATCCAGAGCTCGGCGGCGGCCGTCGGCGATCAGCCGCTCGAGCGCACGATGTACCTCGCGTCGGACTACGTGCCGCCCTCGCCGGGCCCGCAGCCGACGCCGCCTCCTCCGCCTGCAGCGGGCGGGGCTCCGTACCCTGGCGCGGGTGGCGCGGCTGGCGCGGGTGGCGCGAGCGGTCCGATGTTCGGTGGGGCTGCGAGCGGCATGGGCGGGTCGGTGCTCGGCCCGTCGCAAGCGCTCGAGCCGCCGCGCGCGCCGGCTCCCTCGTGGAGCGGCGCCGGGCGTGGCGATCCGGCGGCGGCTCCTCCCGCGGGCCATGCGGCGGCGAACCTCGGCGCGCCCGTGCCTGCGGCGCCGGCGAAGAAGAACCGGAACGTGCTCATCGGCGGTCTCGCGGCCGCGGCGGTGCTCGTGCCCGTGGTTCTGGTCACGCTGGTCGTTGGCCGTCCGAAGGGAGCGACCGAGACGGCCGACTCGACCGCGCCGATTGCTGTCACGCCGCCCCCGCCCAGCCCGACGACCGAGGCGCCCGCGGCCCCCGCGCCCACGCCGGAGCCCGCGGCGGCCCCCCCGCCTTCGTCCGAACCCGTGGCAGCGGCGACGCCGCCTTCGGAGACCGGCACGACGCCGGCCAAGGCTCCGACGCCCTCGGGCGGGGGAGGGGCGGCTGCGCCTGCGGGGGGTGGCGGTGCGGCGCCCAAGCCGACGGCGACGGCGCCGAGCGGCGGTGGCGGCGGCGGCAAGACCCCGATTCCCACGCCCACGGCGGCGCCGCCGAGCGGCGGGGGTGGCGGCGGCAATGGCACGCTCGTGGCGGTGGCCGTCGGCGGGGCGTGCGCGTTCTCGGTGAACGGGGCGGCGAAGGGCACGGCCGCGACGCTCAAGGTCTCGATGGCCCCGGGCACGTATTCGGTGAGCTGCAAGCCTGCGAGCGGCGCGACGAAATCGCGCAGCGTCACCATCAAGAGCGGCGAGACCGCGATGGCGATGTTCAAGCTCCAGTGA
- a CDS encoding DUF3570 domain-containing protein, which translates to MRRSRQLIRALLLAAIGLGLGGLLDPGSALAGDKDADALVAVAEAFNEFVEGKNDAALVRLNAAVKDCKGKACEPSVRAQVHMAIGIIQASGKKKPAEAKAAFERALKEDPAAALDKQWATKEVEKAYADARAALKLEPAAPGRPPPTKQQMAAVTAAQAQLAQKDWSGCMGGLIAEMAAAEFAAGKLQLARCEDAGGLLLEATADAQAAAKYAEEEGNQALVGEAQALLEKLQADTPTITLAIPGSWSDVEVKIDGVAIPKDKIKQPIPHNPGKATIEAKGKRGKFPAQFKSTEAFDRGEQITVSLDQGGAGQNNSAVFQCMMAAKTPADMNLCIETGGKGRGFTLRAGLENAFYTDSLETTVYSPALFVSGENPTAGWQVGGSFLIDVVSTASPDIVATASRRWNEVRYAGSLAGDYKIGVAKVGVNGAVSVEPDYVARGVGMAVSADLKNKMVTPTLAYNFSFDILGRAGTPFDVFRQDIYRHTIDAAVSLVIDPSTIAVFGGTVEIGTGDTSKPYRHIPMFTPLIADRVPRGATPQVVSSYRLPVAPLEQLPTERTRFALVARGARRFERATVRADERIYIDTWGQKASTTDARFFFDLTEKLRLGTHARFNIQGPVDFWRRAYVAEQTPTGWKLPQYRSSDRELGPLFGVTFGGGARYALASVLAAQIQVEGMYTQFLDHIYVWNRFGVLSTATLELEVD; encoded by the coding sequence GTGCGGCGCTCCCGACAACTGATCCGCGCGCTCCTCCTCGCCGCCATCGGCCTCGGGCTCGGCGGCCTTCTGGATCCGGGCTCGGCGCTCGCGGGCGACAAGGACGCCGACGCGCTCGTCGCCGTGGCCGAGGCCTTCAACGAGTTCGTCGAGGGCAAGAACGACGCGGCGCTCGTGCGGCTCAACGCTGCGGTCAAGGACTGCAAGGGCAAGGCGTGCGAGCCTTCGGTGCGCGCCCAGGTCCACATGGCGATCGGCATCATCCAGGCTTCCGGCAAGAAGAAGCCCGCCGAGGCCAAGGCCGCCTTCGAGCGCGCGCTCAAGGAAGACCCTGCCGCCGCGCTCGACAAGCAGTGGGCGACCAAGGAGGTCGAGAAGGCGTACGCCGACGCGCGGGCCGCGCTCAAGCTCGAGCCCGCCGCGCCGGGGCGACCGCCGCCGACCAAGCAGCAGATGGCCGCCGTCACGGCCGCGCAGGCGCAGCTCGCCCAGAAGGACTGGAGCGGCTGCATGGGCGGGCTCATCGCGGAGATGGCCGCCGCCGAGTTCGCCGCCGGCAAGCTCCAGCTCGCGCGATGCGAGGACGCGGGCGGCCTTCTGCTCGAGGCGACGGCCGACGCGCAGGCGGCGGCGAAGTACGCCGAGGAGGAGGGCAACCAGGCGCTCGTCGGCGAGGCGCAGGCGCTGCTCGAGAAGCTCCAGGCGGACACGCCCACCATCACGCTCGCCATCCCCGGATCGTGGAGCGACGTCGAGGTGAAGATCGACGGCGTCGCGATCCCCAAGGACAAGATCAAGCAGCCGATCCCGCACAACCCGGGCAAGGCGACGATCGAGGCCAAGGGCAAGCGCGGGAAGTTCCCGGCGCAGTTCAAGTCGACCGAGGCCTTCGATCGCGGCGAGCAGATCACGGTCAGCCTCGATCAGGGCGGCGCGGGTCAGAACAACAGCGCCGTCTTCCAGTGCATGATGGCCGCGAAGACGCCGGCCGACATGAACCTGTGCATCGAGACCGGCGGCAAGGGGCGCGGCTTCACCCTGCGCGCGGGGCTCGAGAACGCCTTCTACACCGACTCGCTCGAGACCACGGTCTACTCGCCCGCGCTCTTCGTCTCGGGCGAGAACCCGACGGCGGGCTGGCAGGTGGGCGGCAGCTTCCTCATCGACGTCGTGAGCACCGCCTCGCCCGACATCGTGGCCACGGCGTCGCGGCGCTGGAACGAGGTGCGCTACGCGGGCTCGCTCGCCGGCGACTACAAGATCGGCGTCGCGAAGGTCGGCGTGAACGGCGCGGTGTCGGTCGAGCCCGACTACGTGGCGCGCGGCGTCGGCATGGCCGTGAGCGCGGATCTCAAGAACAAGATGGTGACGCCGACGCTCGCGTACAACTTCTCGTTCGACATCCTCGGGCGCGCGGGCACGCCCTTCGACGTCTTCCGGCAGGACATCTACCGGCACACGATCGACGCGGCCGTCTCGCTCGTCATCGATCCGAGCACCATCGCCGTCTTCGGCGGCACGGTCGAGATCGGCACGGGCGACACCTCCAAGCCCTACCGCCACATCCCCATGTTCACGCCGCTGATCGCGGACCGCGTCCCGCGCGGCGCGACCCCGCAGGTCGTCTCGTCCTACCGTTTGCCCGTGGCGCCGCTCGAGCAGCTCCCCACCGAGCGCACCCGCTTCGCGCTCGTCGCGCGCGGCGCACGCCGCTTCGAGCGGGCCACGGTTCGCGCCGACGAACGCATCTACATCGACACGTGGGGCCAGAAGGCGAGCACCACCGACGCGCGCTTCTTTTTCGACCTCACCGAGAAGCTCCGCCTCGGCACGCACGCGCGCTTCAACATCCAGGGCCCTGTCGACTTCTGGCGCCGCGCGTACGTCGCCGAGCAGACGCCGACGGGCTGGAAGCTGCCTCAGTACCGCAGCAGCGATCGCGAGCTCGGGCCGCTCTTCGGCGTCACCTTCGGCGGCGGGGCGCGCTACGCGCTCGCGAGCGTGCTCGCGGCGCAGATCCAGGTCGAGGGCATGTACACCCAGTTCCTCGATCACATCTACGTCTGGAACCGCTTCGGCGTGCTCTCCACCGCGACGCTGGAGCTGGAGGTCGATTGA
- a CDS encoding thioredoxin family protein: protein MQSLRSAARAISGRGGCAIVVAAIASFGCASGASSLPPAPVVAIADDREPRSRPANDGDAIAHRGKPARSTFAWETDERRARARARREGALLVVYLSAAWSAGSLAMEREVWSDPRILRHTAPLVALRIDLTDDGPDAELWVDRYGARAVPTTLVLDAAGREAARLEGQVSADEVLRALEKAADDDER from the coding sequence TTGCAAAGCCTACGTTCTGCCGCTCGCGCGATCTCCGGTCGGGGCGGATGCGCGATCGTCGTCGCCGCGATCGCGTCCTTCGGCTGCGCTTCGGGCGCGTCCTCGCTGCCGCCGGCGCCCGTCGTGGCGATCGCGGATGATCGCGAGCCGCGATCTCGGCCTGCGAACGACGGCGACGCGATCGCGCATCGGGGCAAGCCTGCGCGCTCGACGTTCGCGTGGGAGACGGACGAGCGTCGAGCGCGTGCGCGCGCGCGGCGCGAGGGAGCGCTTCTCGTCGTGTACCTGTCGGCCGCGTGGTCGGCGGGCTCGCTCGCGATGGAGCGCGAGGTGTGGTCCGATCCGCGCATCTTGCGCCACACGGCGCCGCTCGTCGCGCTGCGCATCGACCTGACGGACGACGGCCCGGACGCCGAGCTGTGGGTCGATCGCTACGGCGCGCGCGCGGTGCCGACGACGCTCGTGCTCGACGCTGCGGGGCGCGAGGCGGCGCGGCTCGAGGGGCAGGTCTCGGCGGACGAGGTGCTGCGAGCACTCGAGAAAGCGGCAGACGATGACGAACGCTGA
- a CDS encoding zinc-ribbon domain-containing protein produces the protein MKITCQSCQSKYTVSDDKVQGKTVKIKCRKCGATILVNSSGATTTNAGSAEAAAATETAAADAGSYMVNVAEGDQRTMSLQEIVQAYNTSVVTADTYVWADGMGDWQPLGQVPAIVEALNAASGGGASAAAAPVQAPAPEPAPRAAAVKKDAGRTGRDLFGTGGEPRSDIATSAPLFSANSSGGGGAPAPARNVPTGGREENSVLFSLSALTARTGAAPGPSPSASPLGPSKTSNSEDSGLIDLKALAAGSAAPPAASAAASLLGDSGGLFQLAAPPVTAAAPPTTAPVDEAPAKKNRTGLFIALGGVVAAVAIVGAFMAMKGTEQPPPEPTPTVAATNTPPALDTAPPPPPPTADTADTAAPTASAATTKAGGTTTKAGGGGTTTKAGGGGGTTTKAGGGGGTATPPPTTTAKPRGNCGCAAGDLMCAMRCSAKGK, from the coding sequence ATGAAGATCACCTGCCAGTCCTGCCAGTCGAAGTACACGGTTTCGGACGACAAGGTCCAAGGCAAGACCGTCAAGATCAAGTGCCGCAAGTGCGGCGCGACGATCCTCGTCAACAGCAGCGGCGCCACCACGACCAACGCCGGAAGCGCCGAGGCTGCAGCGGCCACCGAGACGGCAGCGGCAGACGCCGGGTCGTACATGGTCAACGTCGCCGAGGGCGATCAGCGAACGATGTCGCTGCAAGAGATCGTCCAGGCGTACAACACCTCCGTCGTCACGGCCGACACGTACGTCTGGGCCGACGGGATGGGCGACTGGCAGCCGCTCGGCCAGGTGCCCGCGATCGTGGAGGCGCTGAACGCCGCATCGGGTGGAGGCGCGAGCGCAGCCGCCGCCCCGGTGCAGGCGCCCGCCCCCGAGCCCGCGCCGCGCGCCGCCGCCGTGAAGAAGGACGCCGGACGCACCGGGCGCGATCTGTTCGGCACGGGCGGCGAGCCCCGCTCGGACATCGCGACGAGCGCGCCGCTCTTCAGCGCGAACAGCTCGGGCGGCGGTGGCGCTCCCGCGCCTGCGCGCAACGTCCCGACGGGCGGCCGCGAGGAAAACTCGGTGCTCTTCTCGCTGAGCGCGTTGACGGCGCGCACGGGCGCGGCGCCGGGCCCCTCTCCGTCGGCAAGCCCGCTGGGGCCCTCGAAGACGAGCAACAGCGAGGACTCCGGCCTCATCGATCTCAAGGCGCTCGCCGCGGGCTCTGCGGCGCCTCCCGCAGCGTCGGCAGCCGCGAGCTTGCTCGGCGACTCGGGCGGCCTGTTCCAGCTCGCCGCGCCGCCCGTGACGGCCGCCGCGCCTCCCACGACCGCGCCCGTCGATGAGGCGCCGGCCAAGAAAAACCGCACGGGGCTCTTCATCGCCCTCGGTGGCGTGGTCGCTGCCGTCGCGATCGTCGGCGCGTTCATGGCCATGAAGGGCACCGAGCAGCCGCCGCCCGAGCCCACGCCGACCGTGGCCGCGACGAACACGCCGCCCGCGCTCGACACGGCGCCCCCGCCGCCGCCCCCGACTGCGGACACGGCGGACACGGCCGCGCCCACCGCGAGCGCTGCGACGACCAAGGCCGGCGGCACCACGACCAAGGCTGGCGGCGGCGGCACCACGACCAAGGCTGGCGGCGGTGGCGGCACCACGACCAAGGCCGGCGGCGGTGGCGGCACGGCGACCCCTCCGCCCACCACCACGGCCAAGCCGCGCGGCAACTGCGGCTGCGCGGCCGGCGACCTCATGTGCGCCATGCGCTGCTCTGCCAAGGGCAAGTAG
- a CDS encoding sigma-54-dependent transcriptional regulator yields the protein MHGHHTGRVLLVEDEPDQAAILEAVLRHEGLDVLVASSGEQALEIQQRTPADVLVTDLNLPGMTGVDLLRRLTPPGDDENAKLHAPAVVVVTGSSSVSSAVDALKLGAADYLQKPLDPARLVSLVRELLSSDNVREADLGEDEDVSGPLVFEGMVGGSRSMRDVFARIDRVAATMAPVLIVGESGTGKELVARAIHNRSPRRNGPFVPVHTGAIPRELIGSELFGHEKGSFTGAFSAAEGKFEAAATGTVFLDEVGTMDSAVQVSLLRVLETYRFTRVGGRKEIEADVRIVAATNKDLLDLVDDNVFREDLYYRLNVFTITLPPLRERVEDILPIAERFLVKFAKRYGTPARRFSEGAVQRMLSHEWPGNVRELRNVVEQTALFTAGEIVQAEEVQLGQGRIERRTGRRPSLDHPATVSHTTSEHEHPQVPVHGASTAAPEIDPQPPVSLMEPASQLAPPSFTPAAPPVRTTPPPVAPNPDAEAREGGEHPLVLRLPVGTRLADAERKLILLTLEAVRGNKQRAARVLGISRRGLYSKLQAYGEHVGSQEAPEAQEAEAAPDNTEEPPAPPSEEAPTLTSVDDLGAPRL from the coding sequence GTGCACGGCCATCATACGGGGCGGGTCCTTCTCGTGGAGGACGAGCCCGATCAGGCTGCGATCCTCGAGGCCGTGCTGCGTCATGAAGGCCTGGACGTGCTTGTTGCATCGAGCGGCGAACAAGCCCTCGAGATCCAACAGCGAACGCCTGCAGACGTGCTCGTCACCGATCTCAACCTCCCTGGCATGACGGGAGTGGATCTGCTCCGGCGCCTCACGCCGCCGGGCGACGACGAGAACGCCAAGCTGCACGCACCCGCGGTCGTCGTGGTGACGGGCTCAAGCTCAGTCTCGAGCGCGGTCGACGCGCTCAAGCTCGGCGCGGCCGACTACCTGCAGAAGCCGCTGGATCCAGCGCGCCTCGTGTCGCTCGTTCGCGAGCTGCTCTCGTCGGACAACGTCCGCGAGGCGGACCTCGGCGAGGACGAGGACGTCTCGGGTCCGCTCGTCTTCGAGGGCATGGTCGGCGGCTCGCGCAGCATGCGCGACGTCTTCGCGCGCATCGATCGCGTCGCGGCGACGATGGCGCCGGTGCTCATCGTGGGCGAGAGCGGCACGGGCAAGGAGCTCGTCGCGCGCGCGATCCACAACCGGAGCCCGCGCCGCAACGGCCCGTTCGTCCCGGTACATACGGGCGCCATCCCGCGCGAGCTCATCGGCAGCGAGCTGTTCGGTCACGAGAAGGGCTCGTTCACGGGCGCCTTCTCCGCGGCCGAGGGCAAGTTCGAGGCGGCCGCGACGGGCACGGTGTTCCTCGACGAGGTGGGCACGATGGACTCGGCCGTGCAGGTGAGCCTGTTGCGCGTGCTCGAGACCTACCGCTTCACCCGCGTCGGTGGGCGCAAGGAGATCGAGGCCGACGTCCGGATCGTCGCTGCGACGAACAAGGACCTGCTCGACCTCGTCGACGACAACGTCTTCCGCGAGGACCTCTACTACCGCCTCAACGTCTTCACGATCACGCTGCCTCCGCTGCGTGAGCGCGTGGAGGACATCCTGCCGATCGCCGAGCGCTTCCTCGTGAAGTTCGCGAAGCGCTACGGCACGCCGGCGAGGCGCTTCTCCGAGGGTGCGGTGCAGCGGATGCTCTCGCACGAGTGGCCGGGCAACGTCCGCGAGCTGCGCAACGTCGTCGAGCAGACGGCGCTGTTCACCGCGGGCGAGATCGTGCAGGCCGAGGAGGTCCAGCTCGGCCAGGGCCGCATCGAGCGGCGTACGGGCAGGCGCCCGTCGCTCGATCATCCCGCGACGGTCTCGCACACGACGTCGGAGCACGAGCACCCGCAAGTGCCGGTGCACGGCGCGTCGACGGCCGCGCCCGAGATCGATCCGCAGCCGCCTGTGTCGCTGATGGAGCCGGCGTCGCAGCTCGCGCCGCCGTCGTTCACGCCGGCCGCGCCGCCGGTGCGCACGACGCCGCCGCCGGTCGCGCCCAACCCGGACGCGGAAGCGCGCGAGGGTGGCGAGCATCCGCTCGTGCTGCGTTTGCCCGTGGGCACGCGGCTCGCGGACGCCGAGCGCAAGCTGATTCTCCTCACGCTCGAGGCCGTGCGCGGCAACAAGCAGCGCGCCGCGCGCGTGCTCGGCATCAGCCGCCGCGGCCTCTACTCGAAGCTGCAAGCCTACGGCGAGCACGTGGGCAGCCAGGAGGCCCCGGAAGCCCAAGAGGCCGAGGCCGCGCCCGACAACACCGAGGAGCCGCCGGCCCCGCCGTCGGAAGAGGCTCCCACGCTCACGAGCGTCGACGATCTCGGCGCGCCCCGCCTCTGA
- a CDS encoding GMC family oxidoreductase N-terminal domain-containing protein yields MTAFQLPVDPDPHPHEEPHRGVKVFADYRGELRIACEVVVVGSGPGGAVVAKELAEAGRDVVLLEEGPPFGVKDFRQEPGESMRRMLREAGTRSARGSMFIPTMQAIALGGTSVVNSAISCRAPSWVFDAWAERAGTDAIRGEAMEPHYARVERFLGVEPTQADVLGRRNLLFKRGCDALGISSEPTPRNTRGCKGSGECFTGCRNRAKQSTDVSYVPAAIRAGARVFTSVRVDGVVTRGKRAEGLRGRIVEPFTGRQGPAVSVTADIVVLAAGCLSTPLILMRSGLGGAHVGRHLQLHPGLAIMGIFADPVDPWDGATQGYHSLHFLEEGIKLEVLWAPPAVLAARLPGMGLDFKEHLTTYNRMAPFDVIVAAKHSTGSVRPRRGSFEPDLRFDFDQRDVDLLQRGLGVLSDICWAAGAEEILPGLHGVPERITSKAEAEILRTKRLGGRDTVTAANHVFGTTRMAKRAEDGVVDEAGRLHELDNLYISDTGLFPASPAVNPMLTCMALADKVAQHIAARGARG; encoded by the coding sequence GTGACCGCGTTCCAACTGCCGGTCGATCCCGATCCGCATCCGCACGAGGAGCCGCATCGGGGCGTGAAGGTCTTCGCCGACTACCGCGGCGAGCTGCGCATCGCGTGCGAGGTCGTCGTCGTCGGCTCGGGGCCCGGCGGCGCCGTCGTGGCCAAGGAGCTCGCCGAGGCGGGGCGCGACGTCGTGCTGCTCGAGGAGGGCCCGCCCTTCGGGGTGAAGGACTTCCGGCAGGAGCCCGGCGAGTCGATGCGCCGCATGCTGCGCGAGGCCGGCACGCGCTCGGCGCGCGGCAGCATGTTCATCCCGACCATGCAGGCGATAGCGCTCGGCGGCACCTCGGTCGTGAACTCGGCGATCTCGTGCCGCGCGCCCTCGTGGGTGTTCGACGCCTGGGCCGAGCGCGCCGGCACCGACGCGATCCGCGGCGAGGCGATGGAGCCGCACTACGCGCGCGTCGAGCGCTTCCTCGGCGTCGAGCCCACGCAGGCCGACGTGCTCGGGCGGCGCAACCTCCTCTTCAAGCGCGGCTGCGACGCGCTCGGGATCTCGAGCGAGCCCACGCCTCGCAACACGCGCGGGTGCAAGGGATCGGGGGAGTGCTTCACGGGCTGCCGCAACCGCGCCAAGCAGTCGACGGACGTGTCGTACGTGCCCGCCGCGATCCGCGCCGGCGCGCGCGTGTTCACGAGCGTGCGCGTCGATGGGGTGGTGACGCGCGGCAAGCGCGCCGAGGGCTTGCGCGGGCGCATCGTCGAGCCCTTCACGGGCAGGCAGGGCCCGGCGGTGAGCGTGACGGCGGACATCGTGGTGCTCGCCGCCGGCTGTCTCTCGACGCCGCTCATCCTGATGCGCAGCGGCCTCGGGGGCGCGCACGTCGGCCGCCACCTGCAGCTGCACCCGGGGCTCGCGATCATGGGCATCTTCGCGGACCCGGTCGATCCCTGGGACGGCGCGACGCAGGGCTATCACTCGCTGCACTTCCTCGAGGAGGGCATCAAGCTCGAGGTCCTGTGGGCGCCGCCTGCCGTGCTCGCCGCGCGGCTGCCGGGGATGGGGCTCGACTTCAAGGAACATTTGACCACATACAATCGCATGGCGCCCTTCGACGTGATCGTGGCCGCCAAGCACTCGACCGGCTCGGTGCGCCCGCGGCGAGGGTCGTTCGAGCCCGATCTGCGCTTCGACTTCGATCAGCGCGACGTCGATCTCCTCCAGCGCGGCCTCGGCGTCCTCTCGGACATCTGCTGGGCCGCGGGCGCGGAGGAGATCCTGCCGGGGCTGCACGGCGTGCCGGAGCGGATCACGTCGAAGGCCGAGGCCGAGATCCTGCGGACGAAGCGGCTCGGGGGGCGCGACACGGTCACGGCGGCGAACCACGTCTTCGGCACGACGCGCATGGCGAAGCGCGCCGAGGACGGCGTGGTCGACGAAGCGGGGCGCCTGCACGAGCTGGACAACCTCTACATCTCCGACACGGGCCTCTTCCCCGCGAGCCCGGCGGTCAACCCGATGCTCACGTGCATGGCCCTGGCGGACAAGGTCGCCCAGCACATCGCGGCGCGGGGCGCCAGGGGGTGA